A single genomic interval of Oreochromis aureus strain Israel breed Guangdong linkage group 12, ZZ_aureus, whole genome shotgun sequence harbors:
- the LOC116312347 gene encoding arrestin domain-containing protein 3-like, with translation MPSVESFTVAYDAVNEFVTFSEGDTITGTVTLALSKESSVQSLFVKAKGDANVRWSQKSGDRTHTYSAHTRYFKLKEFLIPESAGETVLPQGTHVYRFSFQIPPGSMPSSFRGTHGKIVYKLEAKLIRSWRMNSTAEKEIKFVSKCVPNLHSLMSPQVGSTNKEMGFFSKGHVHMDVTVDRMGYAAGETIVVLAKVDNSSSSDMTPKFSLIQEVVYRANGRTKHENTVCCKVADNCIKPKTQKELRCEIKIPSDYMLTIQNCDIISVEYCLKVYLDISFAFDPEVLCPVVILPPGLAPGCLSNMNVGPYPTGAIGGPSNSDFPPPAMPMGLQPMSPHSGSYGYPGVQSYSAPPPIFPNNPAVYGGPAGVQSSQPTHMFGGYNNPVPQVPSPYGTPYSSSSSSVLHPPPPPPQQFYPPPPQQFHQPPSALESQPSPSIQSPVPPAYNMVLSAPVMNVDFLSQTDGAPPSYSLLFPDKSDAK, from the exons ATGCCTTCAGTTGAAAGCTTTACTGTCGCATACGACGCAGTGAATGAATTCGTGACTTTTTCAGAGGGAGACACTATAACAGGGACTGTAACTCTGGCCTTATCCAAGGAAAGCTCAGTTCAAAGCCTGTTTGTCAAGGCAAAAGGGGACGCTAACGTCCGGTGGTCTCAGAAGAGCGGTGACCGTACTCATACGTACTCTGCGCATACAAGATATTTCAAACTAAAGGAATTTTTAATCCCAGAGAGCGCCGGCG AAACGGTTTTGCCCCAAGGGACCCATGTCTACAGATTCAGCTTCCAAATACCACCAGG AAGCATGCCTTCATCCTTCAGAGGGACTCACGGAAAAATTGTCTACAAGCTAGAAGCAAAGCTGATAAggagctggaggatgaacagtACAGCAGAGAAGGAGATCAAATTTGTCTCCAAATGTGTTCCAAACCTTCATTCTCTGATG TCACCACAAGTTGGTTCAACAAACAAAGAGATGGGTTTTTTCTCAAAAGGACACGTACACATGGACGTAACTGTTGACAGGATGGGTTACGCAGCAG GTGAAACAATAGTGGTTCTTGCTAAAGTTGACAATTCTTCATCCAGTGACATGACACCGAAATTTAGCTTAATACAGGAAGTCGTGTACCGTGCCAATGGCAGAACCAAACATGAGAATACAGTTTGCTGTAAagtggctgacaactgtattAAACCAAAAACACAGAAGGAGCTCAGATGTGAAATAAAGATTCCTAGTGATTACATGCTGACAATCCAGAACTGTGATATTATCTCAGTGGAATACTGTTTAAAG GTATATCTGGACATCAGCTTTGCTTTTGATCCAGAGGTTCTGTGCCCAGTGGTCATTTTACCTCCCGGCTTGGCTCCTGGCTGTCTGAGTAATATGAATGTAGGTCCCTATCCAACAGGTGCTATTGGGGGTCCAAGCAACAGTGACTTCCCTCCCCCTGCAATGCCCATGGGCCTTCAACCTATGTCTCCACATTCAGGCAGTTATGGATATCCAGGAGTCCAAAGCTATTCAGCACCACCTCCTATATTCCCAAATAACCCTGCTGTATATGGTGGACCAGCAGGCGTGCAATCTTCTCAGCCAACACACATGTTTGGAGGCTACAATAACCCAGTGCCACAGGTGCCTTCGCCATATGGAACTCCATATTCATCTTCGTCATCTTCTGTCCTGCACCCgccaccacccccaccccaacaATTttacccacccccaccccaacaATTTCACCAACCCCCATCTGCCCTTGAGAGCCAGCCATCTCCTTCTATTCAATCTCCAGTACCTCCTGCATACAACATGGTGCTTTCTGCACCAGTGATGAATGTAGACTTCCTGTCTCAAACAGATGgagctcctccatcatattCACTCCTTTTCCCAGACAAATCTGATGCAAAATAA